Within the Flavobacterium sp. CG_23.5 genome, the region CCACTTCTCACAGTAACTGATCCATTAGCGGCACTCTTTTTCAAAATAATGTTCATTACTCCTGCAATCGCATCAGATCCGTATTGTGCAGATGCACCATCACGAAGAATCTCTACTCTTTCGATAGCGTCAGTAGGAATTGCAGAGATATCTGCACCTGTTTCCCCACGTCCTGGAGAGGTTTGTACATAAAGTAAAGAACTTAAGTTTTTACGTTTTCCGTTGATTAGGATTAAGGTTCTACTTGGTCCCATATTTCTAATTTCGTATGGATCAAGTAAGGAAGTCGCATCATTAACAGGCGTTTGAACCGTGTTAAATGATGGAATTTTGTACTGTAATGCCTTATCAAAAGAAGCTTGACCGGTTGAAGCCAAATCTTTTGAAGAGATCACATCAATAGGAAGCGCAGTAGTAGTGTTACTCCTAGGTGCAGTTCTTGTTCCAGTAACCACAATCTCGTCTAGCGCTTGTCCACCTTCCTCAGATAAAACAACATCAATTGTGGAACTTGTTGCTTCTTTTTCCAATTTAGAAAAACCAACGTAACTGAAGACCAATGTGGCTCCGTCTTTAACCTTGATTTTATAGGCCCCATCAATATCTGTTGAGACGCCGTTGTTTGTTCCTTTTTCGATGATGTTAACGCCAGGCAGAGCAGCGCCAGAATTATCTTTTACAACGCCGGTGATTTCTTTTTGTGCAAAAAGAAAACTGACATTAAGCAGTAAAAATAGTAATGCAATTTTTTTCATAATAAGTTGTGTTTGGTTTATTGTTAAGTCTAATTTCTTATGCAATATAATTTTTTTTTTAACAAAACATTAAGGATAGCGGTTTTTTTTATAAAAAAGTTATTAAAATTATTTTAATGCTCCGTTTTTTGAAGGGAATATTTATTATAGCTTATATTTGCAAACTTTTAAAGTAAACACTAGAACGAATAGCAGTAAATGCTATCTGTAAACATAAAGATCATGAAAGCAGGAATTGTAGGATTGCCAAATGTTGGAAAATCAACATTGTTTAATTGTTTGTCAAATGCAAAAGCGCAAAGTGCCAACTTTCCTTTTTGTACAATCGAACCTAATATAGGTGTAGTAAATGTTCCTGATTCCAGAATTGAAAAACTGGAAGAATTGGTTAAACCAGAACGCGTACAAATGGCAACAGTTGATATTGTTGATATTGCAGGTTTAGTTAAAGGAGCCAGCAAAGGCGAAGGTTTAGGAAATCAGTTTCTTGGTAATATTAGAGAATGTAATGCGATTATTCACGTATTGCGTTGTTTTGACAATGATAATATTGTTCACGTGGACGGAAATGTAAATCCAATTCGTGACAAAGAAACGATTGATATCGAGTTGCAATTGAAAGATTTAGAGAATGTTGAAAAACGTTTGGAAAAAGTAAATCGTGCCGCCAAAACAGGAAACAAAGAGGCGCAAACCGAAAAAGCACTTTTAGATAGAATTAGAGAAACGTTACTTCAAGCAAAATCAGCTAGAACGGTGACTCCGCAAAACAACGATGAAGAAGTTTTAATGGAATCTTTTCAACTGATTACGGCAAAACCAGTTTTGTACGTTTGTAATGTAGATGAGAATTCAGCGGTAAACGGAAATGCCTACGTAGATCAGATTCGGGAATTAGTAAAAGATGAAGATGCCGAAGTAATCATTCTTTCGGTAGGAGCTGAGGCTGATATTACTGAATTGGAAAGTTATGAAGAGCGTCAGGTTTTTCTTGAAGATATGGGATTAACGGAGCCTGGAGCATCCGTTTTGATTCGTGCAGCTTATAAATTATTAAAACAGCAAACCTATTTTACGGCTGGTGTCAAAGAAGTTCGCGCCTGGACGATCAATATTGGAGCAACTGCACCACAAGCAGCTGGGGTTATCCACACGGATTTCGAAAAAGGTTTCATCCGCGCCGAAGTTATTGCTTATGAAGATTTTGTGCAATACGGTTCTGAAGCCAAATGCAAAGAGGCTGGAAAATTCAAAGTAGAAGGAAAAGAATATGTGGTTAAAGATGGTGATGTGATGCATTTCCGTTTTAACGTCTAAGTTATTGCGAGGAATGAAGCAACCTTATTAAATAAATTTGAAAGCCTGCAGAAGAAATTTTGCAGGTTTTTTTTGTACCTAATCCAGCTTTACACTTCAAGATTTTCCCATCAATCTCTTTTTTCTAAGTCATAAAAGGAGCTTCCGTTGGTCGCTCTTTTATGACAAGAAAAAATAAGATTGATTTGAAAAATGCTTTCCGTTTCAATCTGGGGTAAAAGTGATGCAGATAAAAATAAAGACTCGTTTTGACTTATTTATTTTGTAATCTGTGAATCAGTGGCTAATTATTTTATTACTGTTTTATTTTTACTACTTTTAACAAAAACGAACTATCATGAAAATAATCGCCTTTGGCGCAAGCCCTAGTAAGAATTCTATCAATAAGAAATTAGCGACCTACGCGGCTCATTTCTTTGAAAATGGGGAAGTTGAAGTTTTGGATTTAAATGATTTCCAAATGCCAATTTATAGCGTGGATATCGAAGAAGAAATAGGACACCATGCATTGGCGCAAGCGTTTTTAGATAAAATTGCTACTGCTGATATTGTAGTGGTTTCCATGGCAGAGAATAACGGAAATTATTCCGTGGCATTCAAAAATATTTTCGATTGGTGTACTAGAATAAATGCAAAAGTTTTTCAGGAAAAACCCATGCTGCTGATGGCAACATCTCCCGGAGCAAAAGGAGGAGCAAGCGTATTGGGAATCGCTAAAAATGCGTTTCCATTTTATGGTGGAAATATAAAAGAAACATTTTCTTTACCTAGTTTCGATGTAAACTTTGATAGTGCAAACGGTAAGATTTCCAACGCTGAATTGGATAATCAGTTGAAAAAGCTCGTTGACAATTTTTAATTTTTATAATGAAATCCTATAATCCTAAATCAAAAATCTCAGATTCTTTGTCAATATCATTCTTGATAACTTTGGGGTCATAGTCTTTTAAAGTATATTGAGATATCCTATATTAGCACCAAATCCACAAAATCTACAATGTCCGATCAAAATCAATATACCGAAGATAATATTCGGTCACTCGACTGGAAAGAACATATTCGCATGCGTCCTGGAATGTACATCGGGAAATTGGGAGATGGTTCCTCGCCAGATGATGGTATTTATATCCTTTTAAAAGAAGTTCTCGACAACTGTATCGATGAATTTGTCATGGGTGCGGGAAAAACTATTGAGGTAACTATTAAGGATAAGACCGTTACCGTTAGAGATTACGGTCGTGGAATTCCGTTGGGAAAAGTGATTGATGTGGTTTCCAAGATGAATACTGGAGGGAAATACGATTCTTTGGCATTTAAAAAATCCGTTGGTTTGAATGGAGTAGGGACAAAAGCAGTAAATGCTTTGTCTAATTATTTCCGTGTAGAATCCGTTCGGGATGAGAAACAAAAAGCAGCGGAATTTTCCGCAGGGAATTTAGTTCTAGAAGAAGCTATTATTGAAACCACGAAGCGTAAAGGAACTAAAGTTACTTTTATTCCAGATGAAGCGATTTTCAAAAATTACAAATTCCGTTTCGAGTATATAATCAAAATGCTTAAAAACTATTGTTATCTAAACAATGGTTTAACTATTTTATTCAATGGCGAAAAATATTTTTCTGAAAATGGTCTGAAAGACTTATTGGAAGAAACCATCCATGCGGATGATTTGGAATACCCAATCATTCACTTGAAAGGAGAAGATATAGAAATCGCCCTAACACATAGTAAATCGCAGTACAGCGAAGAATACCATTCCTTTGTAAACGGACAAAACACAACGCAAGGAGGGACACATCTTGCCGCCTATCGTGAAGCAATTGTAAAAACCATCCGGGAGTTTTATAATAAAAATTTTGAAGCGTCAGATGTTCGAAAATCTATTGTTACGGCGGTAAGTATTAAAGTAATGGAGCCGGTTTTTGAGTCACAAACCAAAACCAAATTAGGTTCTACGGATATGGGCTCTGAGCCAGGAATGCCCTCGGTGCGTACATTTGTAAATGATTTTGTGAAAACAAAATTAGACAATTACTTACACAAGAATCCTCCAACAGCAGACGCGCTCTTGCGAAAAATTCTTCAAGCCGAAAGAGAGCGTAAAGAACTGTCTGGTATTCGAAAATTAGCTACAGATCGTGCCAAAAAAGCGAATTTACACAACAAGAAATTAAGAGATTGCCGCGCCCATCTTCCGGATACAAAACATCCTAAAAATCTGGAAAGTACCCTTTTTATCACGGAGGGAGATTCGGCATCTGGATCCATTACAAAATCACGTGATGTCAATACACAAGCTGTTTTTAGCTTGCGTGGAAAGCCTTTGAATTCGTACGGAATGAGCAAGAAAATTGTGTATGAAAATGAAGAATTCAATTTATTGCAAGCAGCGCTAGATATTGAAGATGGATTAGAGAAATTACGGTACAACAACATTGTAATCGCTACAGATGCCGATGTCGATGGAATGCACATTCGCTTGTTGCTGATTACGTTCTTTCTACAATTTTTCCCAGAATTGATAAAAGAAGGTCATTTGTATATTTTGCAAACGCCACTTTTTAGAGTTCGAAACAAAAAAGAAACAATATACTGCTATTCTGATGACGAACGAAAAGCTGCCATCGAAAAATTAAAACCAAAACCGGAAATCACTCGATTTAAAGGATTGGGGGAAATTTCCCCAGATGAGTTCAAAAATTTCATTGGAGAAACCATTCGTTTAGATCCTATTATGATGGATAAAAATACCTCGATTGAGCAATTATTGTCTTTTTATATGGGCAAAAATACGCCGGATCGTCAGGAATTTATCATCAAGAATCTGAAGGTAGATTTGGATGTGATCGAAAAGAATTAATATTTAATATTTGAATTATGATTAGCAAAAAAAATCTGATTTATACCATAATAGCTTTTGTCGTTGGTTTTTTAGTGACTTTTTTTATTATTAAAAGTTTGAAATAATAAAGACTAGCCTCATTCAAAAAAGAAACAAGGAATAATAAAATTGATGTCAGAAAATCTTCAAAATAATACATTATTCACTCAAGTTGTTGATTTGCTTCAACTATCAAAACAGCAAGTAATAAGAACAATAAACCAAACCATGGTTTATACTTATTATGAGATTGGGCGCATGATTGTAGAAGAAGAACAAAACGGAAAAGATAGGGCTGAATATGGTAAGCAACTGTTAAAGGGACTTTCAAAGCAGCTTAATAATGAGTTTGGAAAGGGGTTTTCTGTAGTTAATTTAGAGAATATGAGGAAGTTTTATTTGGCTTACTCAATTTCCGAGACACTGTCTCGGATTTTACAAATTCAAAAATCCCAGTCACTGACTGGGGAATTGAATACTAAGATATCTCAGTCACTGACTGGGGTTTCTGAAAATCAAAAAGTGCAGTCGCTGATTTCGTTTTTCAAACTAACTTGGACACATTATGTTTTCTTAATGCGAATTGACCATGAGCAAGAAAGACGTTTTTACGAAATAGAATCCGAAAAATACAACTGGAGCGTTCGAGAATTACAACGTCAATACGATTCTGCTTTATATACCAGATTGGCTCTAAGTAGAGATAAAGAAGGGATTTTAAAACTTTCTGAAAAAGGTCAGATTTTTGAGAAACCTAAAGATATAATCAAAGATCCGTATATTCTTGAATTTCTTGGACTGCCAGAATTGCATCAATATTCTGAATCAGAATTAGAAGAAGAAATCATTAATAAGCTCGAACATTTTCTGCTAGAATTAGGTCATGGTTTTACCTTTGTTTCGAGACAAAAAAGAATCACTTTTGATGATAAACATTTTAGAATTGACTTGGTTTTTTACAACCGAATATTAAAATGTTTTGTTTTAATTGACTTGAAAATTGGAGAGTTAAAACATCAGGATTTGGGTCAAATGCAAATGTATGTGAATTATTACGACCGAGAAATGCGTTTAGAAGATGAAAATAAAACGATTGGAATAGTACTTTGCCAAAACAAAAGCGATTTGGTGGTGGAATACACTTTACCTGAAAATAACGAACAAATATTTGCCAGTAAATACAAAACGGTATTGCCGAGTAAAGAAGATTTATTGAAACTAATTGAGCAGATATAAAAGCTTATAAGTTGGTTGGTTAAACAACCTAAAACAATTAAACTTTTAAACCTTAAACTTTTACATGAAAGACGAAGAAGAAGATAACATAATTCCAAACGAAGACGAATCGCAAGACGAGTCAAATGAATCAAACGAATCAAATGACGAAGGTTTTGACGATATCGTGTCTTCTGGAGGACAGCATTTTTACGACAATCAAGAAGACGGAAACGATACCATTACCAAAGTTACGGGAATGTACAAAGACTGGTTTCTAGATTATGCTTCCTATGTAATTCTGGAGCGTGCCGTTCCTGCAATTGAGGATGGATTTAAACCGGTACAACGCCGAATCATGCACTCGTTGAAAGAGCTGGATGACGGTCGCTACAATAAAGTGGCCAATGTTGTTGGGCACACTATGCAATATCATCCTCACGGAGATCAGAGTATTGGTGATGCGATGGTACAAATTGGTCAGAAAGAATTACTAATTGACTGTCAGGGAAACTGGGGGAATATTTTAACTGGTGATGGCGCAGCAGCTTCCCGTTATATCGAAGCACGTTTGTCCAAATTTGCTTTGGAGGTTTTGTATTCTCCAAAAATTACGGATTGGGGTGTTTCTTATGATGGGCGACGAGCGGAGCCGAACAATCTTCCGGTGAAGTTTCCTTTATTGCTTGCCTCCGGTGCTGAAGGTATTGCTGTTGGTCTTTCGACGAAAGTCTTGCCTCATAATTTTAACGAATTAATAGATTCATCGATAAAAATATTAAAGGGAAAACCTTTTACGATTTATCCCGATTTTATGACACAAGGTATTGCAGATGTGTCGAATTATAATGACGGTTTGCGCGGCGGTCGTGTTCGAGTTCGTGCTAAAATTGCGCAACTTGATAAAAATACTTTGGTGATTACCCAGATTCCGTTCTCTACCAATACGACGACTTTGATTGACAGTATTTTGAAAGCCAATGACAAAGGTAAAATCAAAATCAAAAAAATAGAGGATAATACCGCGGCTGATGTCGAGATTTTAATCCATCTTTTTCCTGGTGTTTCTCCTGATAAAACCATTGATGCATTATTTGCTTTTACGGCTTGCGAAACTTCGGTGGCGCCATTGGGTTGCGTAATTGAAGATAACAAACCATTGTTTATCGGGGTTTCTGAAATGTTGAAAATTTCAACGCACAGAACCGTTCAATTGCTTAAAAGTGAACTCGAAATTCAGTTGAGTGAATTGGAGGAACAATGGCATTTTCTTTCTTTGGAACGTATTTTTATCGAAAATAAAATCTATCGTGACATTGAAGAAATGACAACTCGTGAAACGGTAATAAAAGCGGTTGATGATGGCTTGAAACCACACATCAAACATTTAAAACGAGCGGTTACCGAAGACGATATTCTGCGTTTATTGGATATCCGAATCATGCGTATTTCTAAATTTGACAGCAATAAAGCGCAGGATAAAATTGAATCGCTGGAAGGTGATATTGAACAGGTAAAACACGATTTAGAACATCTGACTGATTTTGCGATAGCCTATTTTGCGAAGTTAAAAGAGAAGTACGGAAAAGGTCGTGAGCGCCAAACAGAGCTCCGTATTTTTGATGATATTGAAGCGACAAAAGTAGTGTTGCGAAATACTAAATTATATGTGAATAAGGAAGAAGGTTTCGTAGGAACGAGTTTGAAAAAAGACGAGTATGTTACCGATTGTTCTGATATTGATGATGTAATTGTTTTTCTTCGTGATGGAAAAATGATGATTACTAAAGTGGATGCTAAAACCTTTGTGGGGAAAGACATTATTCACATTGCTATTTTTGACAAAAGCGACAAGCGTACTATTTATAACATGATTTACCGTGATGGAAAATCGGGACCATCGTACATAAAACGTTTCAATGTTTCGGGTGTTACACGTGACAAAGCGTATGATTTGACAAATGAAACTGCAGGTTCTCAAGTGTTGTATTTTTCTTGTAATCCAAATGGAGAAGCAGAAGTGATAACCATTCTATTACGCCAAATTGGAACTGTCAAAAAACTGAAATTCGATATCGATTTTGCCAGTTTAGCCATTAAAGGTCGGGCTTCCAAAGGAAATTTGGTAACCAAATATCCCATCAAAAAAATCGAGTTGAAAGAGAAAGGAATCTCTACTTTATTGCCTAGAAAAGTTTGGTTTGATGATACGGTTCAACGATTAAACGTAGATGGAAGGGGAGAGTTGCTTGGCGAATTTAGACCAAATGATAAAATATTGGTTGTTTCACAAACTGGTAAACTCAAAGTGATTACGCCTGAATTAGCGACGCATTTTGATGAAGATATGGTCGTTTTGGAAAAATGGATTCCCAAAAAACCAATATCTGCCATTTATTATGATGGTGAAAAAGAAAGATACTACGTTAAACGTTTCTTGGTAGAAACCGAAAATAAAGAAGAAAGTTTTATCACGGAACATCCTAACTCACAGTTGGAAATCGTGTCAACGGATTATCGTCCAGTTGCCGAATTGATTTTTCCTAAAGTGAAAGGAGTTCAAAAAGAGAATATGACTATAGATATCGAATCCTATATTAACATAAAAGGATTTAAGGCGCTTGGTAATCAATTGACAACCGATAAATTGAAACAGGTTAATCTTCTGGAATCTTTGCCGTACGAAATTCCGCAAGAGATTGTTCCGGAAAACATCGAGGTTGAAGGTGAAACAAATGGGGACGATTCTGCTGTTCAACTGGAAGATGATGGACAAATAACTTTGACTTTAGAATAAAAAAAAGCTTCCACGACGGAAGCTTTTTTTATGCACTGTTATTTTTTCTTTTTTGTCATTTTCATATTCAATATTTCTACAAGTAAAGAGAATGTGATAGCAAAATATAGATATCCTTTTGGTACCGGTGTTACGTGGTTTCCAAATATTAAAGCATTCGATAAATGGGCACTTTCCGTAAGTAACATAAACCCAATCAATATTAGAAATGATAAACCAAGAATTTGTATGGAAGGATGTTTGTTTACAAAATTTCCGACTGGTACCGCAAATTGCATCATTATTAAAACAGAAATAACCACTGCAGTGATCATGATATAAAGAGCGCCTTCAACTCCGTTTGTCATACCAACTGCGGTAAGAATACTGTCGAACGAGAAAACTAAATCAATCATAATGATTTGTAAAAGTACATTTTGAAACGATTTTGTTGCAGCCTTACCTAATTCTTTTTCTTCATGCCCTTTTTCGTCCACTTTTTCCCTAATTTCATTCGTACTCTTGTAAATTAAGAATAATCCACCACCAAGTAAAATGAGGCTTTGACCTGTAATTCCTGCTGAAAACCAACTTAGGTTAATGTTGAACCAAGGTTCTTTCATTTGAATTAACAAACTAATACCAAACAAAAGTCCGATTCTCATAAACATAGCTAAAAACATTCCAATTTTGGTAGCACTTTTTCGTTTCTCAATTGGCAATTTTCCAGTGGCAATCGAAATGAAAATAATGTTGTCAATTCCTAATACAATTTCCAGAAAGGTTAATGTTAATAGGGCAATCCACGCATCGGCATTTAAAAATACTTCCATTTTATTTAATTCTAATTTATAATTTTTCTCCTTTTATGTAATTTTAAAATGGCGTGTTAATCCGCAATTTTCGTAACCGTTCCTTTTTGTTTTGTATCTACACCAACCATTCCAAATTCAAAGGTATAGGAATTTTTTGATGTTGTCAAAATTTTCATGTCGATTGCTTTTTCCTCTGCTTTGTTTTTGGGATGCAATTTTCGCAAAATATATTCACAATCGTTTACCCATCGTATCGAAGCAGTATCCGTTTTTCCTTCAAAAGTTTCAATTTCAATGCTGCCATTGCGTTCAAAAACAGTTGTTTTTTTGACACCGTTTACTTTATATTCAAATTTAAATTTGCCTGTTTTGAAAGCTGCACAGTTGCGTTCCACATTATAACACGACATTAGTAACAGTAGTGGGAGGAGAAGTATTATTTTTTTCATTTTTTTAAGAGCGTTTATTTTTAATTTTTTTGGATTTATTCTGAATTTATTTCAGAAGCTATTTCCTGCTATTCGTTTCAATCTTTTCTTCGGCTAAAAAGCCTCAAAAAGGATTTCCACTGCTATCAGGGCTAGTTTATAATAGTTATTTCAATCGTTTTAATTCTTCGTCAGTAAAATTCTTGATACTTTTTTCTTGAGAAAATTTATCAGCATTATAACTGTTGGATTTGTTTTTTGGAATCGATAAACTTTCCCAAGCGCCATTTTTTAATTGTTTGGCATAAAAAACAATTTGCCCGACATGATATGGATAATGTGCCAATTGTCTGTTGATAGCTTCTGCAACGGCATGACCTTCGTTCCTAATATAAATAATTTCCGAAAGTTGCTCTGGTTGTAATCCGTTTAACGCAGTAAACAAACATTCCCAGCCTTTATTCCAAAGTGCTAAAACTTCCTCTTTGGTTTTTAAATCATTTTCGAATTCGGCATCTCGATTACGCCATTCTTTTTCACCATCAGTAGCCAAAAAATCAGTCCAGCGAGAAAGCATATTCCCCGAAAGGTGTTTTACCATCGTGGCAATACTGTTTGTATCTTCATTTGTAGCAGTAAAAAGCTGTTGCGGTTCCAGTTGCTCCATTGCTTTTTCTCCCAAGGTTTTGTAATAGAGAAATTGCTTTTTTACACTTTCAAGATATTGACTGTTTATTTCCATGATTAGATGATTTTAATATCATATTTGTCTAAAAGTCCTAGAAGTCCTTGTGCGGAAAACTTGGCTTTTTTCATAGGATTAAATTCCGGATCAATTTTATAATTGTAAGCTGAGGTAAAATCAACTCCTGCCAATTGCGTATCATTGAAGACAGCGTTATCTAAATTACAATTTTCAAAAACCGAATTCGTAAGATTGGCACCGCCAAAAGTAACTTCTTTCATCGAACAGGAATTGAACTTTGTTTTGGGCATTTTTTTATTGGCAAAAGACGAATAATCTAAAACGCAATCCTCAAAATTCACTGTAAATAAGAAGTCAGTACACATATTGAAATGGATTCCGAGTAATTTGCAGTTTTTAAAACTAACCGTTTTTAGGCTCGTTCCCGTCAAATCAGTCATTGCTAAATTGCAATCGATGAACTCGCAATCCATAAAAGTATTGTTTGAAAAATTACTGTTTGAGAAATCGCAATTCTTGAAAACACAATCTTCAAATTCTCGATTGTTAATTCTCTTATTAATCCAAATGACTTTGTCAAATGTTTTTTGAATGTGAATTAAATCTTCCATTAGTCGTTAAATAAGCTTTTCATAATTGTTTTTAATCCTAAATACATCAGAAACATTGCTGTCAAGCAAAATACTATTCCTATTCCCAAAACTAAATAATGCCAAGCATTTTCCTTGTTCATAAATGCGTTATAAATCAAGGATGGACCAATAAACAAAAGCGGTAAAGCTCCTGCCAGGTATTTTATTCCTTTTGATAATAATTCTTTGTTGGTTGCCATTTTAATTTGGGATTTTAATTTTTGATTTGGGATTTACCCTTCAATTACGTTCAGTATGTTGGACTGAAAACTGCGACTGAACACTGTTTACTGAGCACTGTAATAATCAACCGCTTTCCTGACGCTTCCATGTTTTTTTAATAATTCGCTGGCTTCTTCATATGAAACTGGAATTTCTCCCATAATCATTTTTACCCCACGATCAACTAGTTTGCTGTTGCTCAATTGCATATCGACCATTTTGTTACCTTTCACTTTCCCCAGTTGAATCATGGTGGCTGTCGAAATCATATTCAACACTAATTTCTGTGCTGTTCCCGCTTTCATACGGGAACTTCCGGTTACAAATTCAGGTCCTACAACCACATCGATAGGAAATTTTGCTGTCGATGAAAGTGGACTTCCTGCATTACAAGAAATACTTCCTGTAGTTATATTATTTTCGTTACAAGTTTGTAATCCTCCGATAACATAAGGTGTAGTTCCTGATGCGGCAATTCCAATCACTACATCATTCTCATTTATATTGTGTTCTTGTAAATCGATCCAAGCTTGGGTGGCGTTGTCCTCTGCATTTTCTACAGCTCTGCGAATGGCTTCATCACCACCGGCTATAATTCCGTTTACCAAGTCAAAAGGAACGCCAAAGGTTGGCGGACATTCCGAAGCATCAAGGATTCCGATACGGCCTGAAGTTCCGGCGCCAATATAGAATAATCTTCCGCCGAGTTTCATTTTAGCAACAATTTCAGTGACTAAAACTTCTATTTGGGGCAACGCTTTTTCTACTGCAAAAGGCACAGTTTTGTCTTCCTGATTGATGTTAGATAGCAATTCTGTAACCGACATTTTTTCTAAATGTTCGTATTTTGAGGATTGTTCGGTAGTTTTAGTAAATGTCATTTTTGTTAAAATTAAAATTATGTGTAGGGACAGCTCGCGAGCTATGCGTACGTTGCGTGCGTGAGGGATAGTAGTGGAAATCCTTTTTTTTAGAGCGTTAGCGGAATAAAAAAAGATTGCAACGGATAGCCCGGCCGCTTTTTCAGCGGACACGCCCAAATTATAAAATTATATAAAATACGCCAATCCAATTCCTAAAATAATCATAGAAACCTTGGCGATATTGAATTTGTGTCCTTCGCTGCTTTCGAAAATAATCGTGGATGAAATATGAAATAATATCCCAATTACAACGGCAGTTATTTCGTTATAATATTGATTTAATATAGGCAAATAACCCGATGAAAACGTTCCCAGCGGTGTCATAATCGCAAAAGTGATCATGAAAATAAAAATGGCTGTTTTATTTAAATTTGCATTGATAAAAAATGTTGTAAGAATGATCGCAATAGGTAGATGGTGTACGGCAATTCCAAGCGCTAAATCACTATGATGGCTTAATGGAAATCCTTCTAAAAAAGCGTGAATACAAAGGCTGATAAACAAAAGCCAAGGAATATGATTCATGTTTGCATGTCCATGAACATGGCCGTGTTCGGCGCCTTTGGAAAAAAATTCGAGTATGATTTGGAATAAAATTCCCAACATAATAAAAAGTCCAATATTGCTGTTTTTACTTTCATAAACTTCAGGTAATAAATGCATCACGGTCAATGAAAGCAAAAACGAACCACTAAAGGCCAACAGTAATTTGAGATTGGTTTTGTTGTTTGGTTTCAAAACTAAAGCGATACCGTACCCTAAAAGTACCGAAAGTAATGGAAAAAGATAATTCATTTATTTAAAAATCATGATTAGGCGTTCACTTTCTGTTTTATGGAATTTCTTTAACTTATAATCTCCAAAAATATCCAACAGGTAAATTCCAGCTTCTTCCATTAATTGTTCGAAATCGGGAAGTGTCAAGGCTTTTACTTTTTCGGTGAAATGAAATTTTTGTCCTTTGTCTTCAAATGCAATTTCTTTATAAATATGTCCGTCTTTTAGATAGCGCTTGATATGAAAATCGATTTCATCTACTGTTTTTATTTCCTCAGGAACCAAAGTATTGAGGACTTGATTGACATTCATAAAGTCAATCACGGCAAATCCATATTCGGATAAGCTGTCTTTGATCGCTTTTAGGGTCGTTAAATTATCTTCGTCATTCTCGAAATAACCAAAGCTGGTAAACAAGTTAAAAATGGCATCGTATTTTTCTTCAAAAGGTTCACGCATATCGTGAACTTTAAAATGTAAGGTTTCGTTCGTATTTTTACTGGCCTCTGCAATGCTGTTTTCA harbors:
- the murQ gene encoding N-acetylmuramic acid 6-phosphate etherase, with the translated sequence MTFTKTTEQSSKYEHLEKMSVTELLSNINQEDKTVPFAVEKALPQIEVLVTEIVAKMKLGGRLFYIGAGTSGRIGILDASECPPTFGVPFDLVNGIIAGGDEAIRRAVENAEDNATQAWIDLQEHNINENDVVIGIAASGTTPYVIGGLQTCNENNITTGSISCNAGSPLSSTAKFPIDVVVGPEFVTGSSRMKAGTAQKLVLNMISTATMIQLGKVKGNKMVDMQLSNSKLVDRGVKMIMGEIPVSYEEASELLKKHGSVRKAVDYYSAQ
- a CDS encoding ZIP family metal transporter codes for the protein MNYLFPLLSVLLGYGIALVLKPNNKTNLKLLLAFSGSFLLSLTVMHLLPEVYESKNSNIGLFIMLGILFQIILEFFSKGAEHGHVHGHANMNHIPWLLFISLCIHAFLEGFPLSHHSDLALGIAVHHLPIAIILTTFFINANLNKTAIFIFMITFAIMTPLGTFSSGYLPILNQYYNEITAVVIGILFHISSTIIFESSEGHKFNIAKVSMIILGIGLAYFI
- a CDS encoding class I SAM-dependent methyltransferase — protein: MSEAQKPSPENQQKSTENWFTSWFDSPYYHILYKERNYREAQIFMDNLTHYLNLPEKAKVLDLACGKGRHSIYLNQLGFDVLGADLSENSIAEASKNTNETLHFKVHDMREPFEEKYDAIFNLFTSFGYFENDEDNLTTLKAIKDSLSEYGFAVIDFMNVNQVLNTLVPEEIKTVDEIDFHIKRYLKDGHIYKEIAFEDKGQKFHFTEKVKALTLPDFEQLMEEAGIYLLDIFGDYKLKKFHKTESERLIMIFK